CGGTACGATTTCATTATAGGAACTTACCACACCGATCAGAGGTCTTGACAGTTCTTCCGGTGTCATTCCCAATGCATTGAACAAAGATCGATGGGGTGCCTGCTGCATTCCTGTTTTTACGGTATCACTTCTCATAACATTTTCCTTCTTTCCTGTATTTATTTAGAAATTCTCTCGCAGATCAGATCTCCCATCTCGGAAGTTGAAACCTGCTGTTTTCCTTCTGACATAATATCTCCGGTACGGTATCCGTCTTTCAATACCTGTGTCACTGCCTGCTCGATTGCATCTGCTTCTGCATCTCTGTCAAAGGAGAATCGAAGCATCATTGCTGCGGAAAGGATGGTTGCGATCGGATTTGCAATATTTTTTCCTGCGATATCCGGTGCGGAACCGCCGCTCGGCTCATACAGACCGAATTTTGTCTCATTCAGACTTGCAGATGCCAGCATACCGATGGAACCGGTTACCATACTTGCCTCATCGGAAAGAATATCCCCAAACATATTCTCTGTCAGGACCACATCAAACTGTTTCGGATCTCTGACTAACTGCATGGCGCAGTTATCTACCAGCATATGTTCCAGTGTCACATCCGGATAATCCCTTGCGACTTCCTCCACTACTTTTCTCCAGAGTCTGGAAGAATCCAGAACATTGGCTTTATCGACACTCGTCACCTTTTTGCGACGTTTTCTTGCAATATCAAATCCGCGTTTTGCAATCCGGCGGATCTCGTTTTCATTATAAGTCAGCTCATCAATAGCTGTTACGACTCCGTCTACTTCCACAGTCTTTCTCTGTCCGAAATAAAGACCGCCTGTCAGCTCTCTCATAATCATCAGGTCAAATCCGCCTTCTGTGATCTCTTCTTTCAGCGGGCATGCACCTTTCAGTTCTTCATATAATACTGCCGGTCTTAAGTTGGCAAAAAGATTTAATGCCTTACGGATTGCAAGAAGTCCTGCCTCCGGGCGTTTGGAAGGCTCTAACTGATACCACGGGGAAGTCTTTGCATCTCCGCCGATCGATCCCATGAGAACTGCCTCGCACTGTTTCGCTTTTTCGATGGTTTCATCCGTCAGAGGAACTCCATGCACATCAATGGATGCTCCCCCCAGAAGAAGCTGTTCATAATCACAGGAAAATCCAAACACTTCTCCTGTTTTATCAAGGACTTTCATTGCCTCCGTCACGATCTCAGGTCCGATTCCATCTCCCTTGATCACACCAATTTTCAAACTCATCTCTCTCCATCCTTCCTGTATGTAATCAAACTGCATTTTTATGCATTTGAATATTTCTCAATATTACCGCATTTTTTTTCACGTTTCAACCTTTTTCCCCATCTGTTGTTAAAATCACTCTTTAAGTACGCAAAAACGCTTCCTTTCGGAAGCGCTTAAAACGTTGTTATTTACTCAGCATTGGGTTTCTCAATCTGTGCAATTGCAGCTTTCTGCATCGGGATACGACAATTCTTATTGCTTCCAAATTCTACGATGACATCTTCATCTGTAATATCAATGATCACACCATAGAATCCGCTTGTCGTCAATACGGTATCTCCGATTGCCATTTCTGATAACATAGACTGCACTCTCTTCTGTTCCTTCTTCTGCGGACGGAGCATGAAGAAATATAATCCACCGATCAGTACCACATAGACGATGATGATCACTGCGTTATCCGCAGCAGCACCTAACATACCTAACATTTTCTTTCCTCCTAAATGTACTATTTATATGATACACAACTTTCAGCAATACTTCAAGACATTTTGCTGATTTTTTCTTTCTTATATTCCTGAAAACATCCCTGATCCAGGGCATCTCGTATTTCTTCCATCATCGTATTATAGAAATACAGATTATGAAGCACACATAAACGCATTCCCAGCATCTCTTTTGCTTTCAGCAAATGTCGGATATAGGCTCTGCTGTAACTTCGGCATGCCGGACACTGGCACCCTTCCTCGATCGGACGGTCGTCCAGTTCATATTTGGCATTAAACAGATTCAGTTTGCCGTGGTTGGTATAGACATGTCCGTGTCTTCCGTTGCGGCTCGGATAAACACAGTCGAAGAAATCCACACCACGATCCACTGCTTCCAGAATATTTACCGGAGTTCCAACTCCCATTAGATAGGTCGGTTTATTCTCCGGAAGATAAGGAACAACTTCATCCAGAATGTGATACATCTCTTCGTGTGTCTCGCCTACTGCAAGTCCGCCTACCGCATAACCGTCCAGATCCAGTTCCGTGATTCGCTTAGCATGCTCGATCCGGATATCGGCATAAATTCCGCCCTGATTGATTCCAAACAGCATCTGATGCGGATTGATGGTATCTTCCAACTGATTCAGACGATTCATTTCTTTTTTACAACGTTCCAGCCACCTCACGGTCCGATCCACAGAATTCTGAATGTAGGAACGTTCCGCCACACTGGATGGACACTCATCGAACGCCATAGCGATCGTAGAGCCAAGATTCGACTGAATCTGCATGCTCTCTTCCGGACCCATGAAGATTCGATGTCCGTCTATATGAGACTGGAAAGTTACGCCCTCTTCTCTGATCTTGCGAAGTCCTGCCAGAGAAAACACCTGAAATCCACCCGAATCAGTCAGGATCGGTTTGTCCCAATTCATAAATTTGTGAAGACCGCCCAACTGTTTTACAATCTTGTCTCCCGGTCTGACATGCAGATGATAGGTGTTGGAAAGTTCCACCTGCGTCTTGATCTGTCTTAAATCATCGGTAGAAACCGCACCCTTGATCGCGGCCGTGGTTCCCACATTCATGAATACAGGGGTCTCAATGACCCCATGTACTGTTTCAAGCCGTCCCCGCTTGGCGCGGCCTTCTTTTTTTATTAACTGATATGCCATATTTTTCTACACTTTCTTCTTTAATAATGCATGATGACCGGTGTACCTACTTCCACCAGATCATAGAGCGTTGCCACATCGCTGTATGCCATATTGATACATCCGTGGGAGCCATTGGTCTGATATCTTGTTCCTCCGAAATATGGCTGCCAGGTTGCATCGTGGAACCCAACTCCTGTCCAGGTCACACGAAGCCAGTAGCTGACCGGTGTCTCATAGGTATAGGTTCCGTCTGGTTTTTTCTCGCCACGCAAGGTCTTGTTCCGTTTCTTTTCCAGAATACTGTATACCCCCTGAGGAGTCTGTCGCTCTGGTGTCGGAAGTCCAGTTACCACATCGGTTTCAAAGGAAACCGCTCCACCGGATACTACCCACATATGTTGGGCTGTTAAATCCACTTCAATATAAGTATTGCCCCACTCTGCACCGTCATGACTGGCTGCAGTCTGTGCATAAGCCGGTTCTCTGCTGACTACTTCGCCTGTCTGGATGCTGTTGATCAGATTCTGGGCTTCCGTTGCCTCATCAATTGACCATCCGTAAGTACCGCCACTGACTTCTGCCGTCTTCCCGTTCGGTGCCGTGATAGACTTTTTCTTGCCGATGGTGTCATATTTCTGACCGAAGTCCTTCATATACTGGGTCACCGCATCGGTATTAAAGGTCACATTCATATTCTCATCATAGGTCAGCCAGGTGGAAATCAACGCCTTATCTACCACTTCGTTGGTCGATCCCATGGTATATGTAATACTTGCCTTGCAATACTCGTTCATGGTATCGCAAGCCGCCTGTACTTCTTTTGATTCTGACGTATATTTCGGCAATGCATAACATTTCTCTTCTTCCATATTTAAGGTAGACTGAAATCCTGCAATCGCATCATGAATCTTCTGGTTCAGGACATCCTGATCCACCTTATTGCCCAGCACTTCCGGCTCTACCACAAATTCGTTGCCGTCAAATTTCGGATAAGCAGACTGTGGTTCTGTCTGTTCTACCTCACTGATACATTTCAGTTGCTGAATCTTCTCGTTCAATGCATCCTTGTCATAAGATACATCTACCTTGATATCTGCACTGGACGGTTTAAAAAAGGCCTGCGGCCAGAGAAATGCATTCTGACTCTTCAGCGCTTTCTCGATACTGTCATTCTTCTTATATGTGAGGGAAATGTCGCTGCCGGAAATCGTCTCTTTGACTCCGTCCTTCTCTTCTACCGTCAGAGCGTATCCTTTCACCTGACTTTTGATACTGTTTTCCACTGCTGATACGGATTTCATGGAAAACGGCATCTCATTGATCTCCGTTCCATAGTAAAAATGGCTGGAGAAGAATGCACATCCTCCCAGATAAATCAGTGCGATCACTCCGACCACACATCCCAGTACGATTCCAACTTTTTTCAAGGCTTTGCCCTTTTTCTTTGTCTTTAGTTCCGTTCTCTCTTCTCCCAGATCGTCAGACACAGATATCCCAGAATCATCCAGATCCCACTTAACCGGCTCAGAAATTTCAACTGGTGCTTTGTGCTTTTTTCCGCCTGACGGATGAGTCTTCTTGTGCTCTTCTCCCACTGCTTTTCCAGTTTCATGATCTGCCGTGCGCTTTTTGCGAGCTGGCTCTTTTTGCGCAGTGCCGGTTGTTTTTTTCTTTTTATGTTCAACGGTAGATGGATGTTCCGGATTTGGTCTGCGTTTCTTCTGTGTTGATTTTGCATGTCCGGTCCTCTCCTTTCCCTGCTGCTCCTTTTCAGTCGTTTTTTTCTCCTGATCACTCATATTACTAACCCCTTTTTTTCACACATTACGTCTCCGTTCATTATAATATGGTTCCTTTAAAAAGTACAGTGCAAAAATCTTAATTTTAGATTGCCAGTTTTCTGAACATCTTTTATAATAAATTCTATGTGTAACTGTTAATTTTTCCTAAAGGAGTGACCAAAATGAGTGGATCAACATTTGGAACTTTCTTTCGCGTAACAACCTGGGGAGAATCCCACGGTCCTGCCATCGGTGCCGTTATTGACGGATGTCCGGCCGGACTTGCCTTAAGCGAAGAAGATATTCAAAAACATCTGGACCGTCGAAAGCCGGGCCAGAGCCGATATACAACCAAACGCAAGGAGTCGGATAAAGTCCAGATTTTATCCGGTGTATTTGATGGGCGCACAACTGGTACCCCCATCTCTTTCATTGTTTTTAATGAAGATCAGCATTCCCGCGATTATGGCAATCTCGCCACAACTTATCGACCGGGACACGCAGATTATACATTTGATCAGAAATATGGATTCCGGGATTACCGCGGTGGCGGACGTTCCTCCGGTCGTGAAACCATCGGTCGTGTAGCAGCCGGTGCTGTCGCTTTAAAGATTCTGGAGTCACTTCATGTCCAGTTGACGACGTATTCCAGTTCCATCGGTCCGATTCATATACCTGAAGAAGACATGGATTTCTCTGTTATCTCGCAGAACCAACTTGCCATGCCCAACCTGGACTATGCAAAAAAGGCGGCAGATTATCTGGAACAGATAATGAAAGAACAGGATTCCTG
This window of the Mediterraneibacter butyricigenes genome carries:
- the leuB gene encoding 3-isopropylmalate dehydrogenase, whose protein sequence is MSLKIGVIKGDGIGPEIVTEAMKVLDKTGEVFGFSCDYEQLLLGGASIDVHGVPLTDETIEKAKQCEAVLMGSIGGDAKTSPWYQLEPSKRPEAGLLAIRKALNLFANLRPAVLYEELKGACPLKEEITEGGFDLMIMRELTGGLYFGQRKTVEVDGVVTAIDELTYNENEIRRIAKRGFDIARKRRKKVTSVDKANVLDSSRLWRKVVEEVARDYPDVTLEHMLVDNCAMQLVRDPKQFDVVLTENMFGDILSDEASMVTGSIGMLASASLNETKFGLYEPSGGSAPDIAGKNIANPIATILSAAMMLRFSFDRDAEADAIEQAVTQVLKDGYRTGDIMSEGKQQVSTSEMGDLICERISK
- the yajC gene encoding preprotein translocase subunit YajC, yielding MLGMLGAAADNAVIIIVYVVLIGGLYFFMLRPQKKEQKRVQSMLSEMAIGDTVLTTSGFYGVIIDITDEDVIVEFGSNKNCRIPMQKAAIAQIEKPNAE
- the tgt gene encoding tRNA guanosine(34) transglycosylase Tgt, which codes for MAYQLIKKEGRAKRGRLETVHGVIETPVFMNVGTTAAIKGAVSTDDLRQIKTQVELSNTYHLHVRPGDKIVKQLGGLHKFMNWDKPILTDSGGFQVFSLAGLRKIREEGVTFQSHIDGHRIFMGPEESMQIQSNLGSTIAMAFDECPSSVAERSYIQNSVDRTVRWLERCKKEMNRLNQLEDTINPHQMLFGINQGGIYADIRIEHAKRITELDLDGYAVGGLAVGETHEEMYHILDEVVPYLPENKPTYLMGVGTPVNILEAVDRGVDFFDCVYPSRNGRHGHVYTNHGKLNLFNAKYELDDRPIEEGCQCPACRSYSRAYIRHLLKAKEMLGMRLCVLHNLYFYNTMMEEIRDALDQGCFQEYKKEKISKMS
- a CDS encoding L,D-transpeptidase family protein — encoded protein: MSDQEKKTTEKEQQGKERTGHAKSTQKKRRPNPEHPSTVEHKKKKTTGTAQKEPARKKRTADHETGKAVGEEHKKTHPSGGKKHKAPVEISEPVKWDLDDSGISVSDDLGEERTELKTKKKGKALKKVGIVLGCVVGVIALIYLGGCAFFSSHFYYGTEINEMPFSMKSVSAVENSIKSQVKGYALTVEEKDGVKETISGSDISLTYKKNDSIEKALKSQNAFLWPQAFFKPSSADIKVDVSYDKDALNEKIQQLKCISEVEQTEPQSAYPKFDGNEFVVEPEVLGNKVDQDVLNQKIHDAIAGFQSTLNMEEEKCYALPKYTSESKEVQAACDTMNEYCKASITYTMGSTNEVVDKALISTWLTYDENMNVTFNTDAVTQYMKDFGQKYDTIGKKKSITAPNGKTAEVSGGTYGWSIDEATEAQNLINSIQTGEVVSREPAYAQTAASHDGAEWGNTYIEVDLTAQHMWVVSGGAVSFETDVVTGLPTPERQTPQGVYSILEKKRNKTLRGEKKPDGTYTYETPVSYWLRVTWTGVGFHDATWQPYFGGTRYQTNGSHGCINMAYSDVATLYDLVEVGTPVIMHY
- the aroC gene encoding chorismate synthase, producing the protein MSGSTFGTFFRVTTWGESHGPAIGAVIDGCPAGLALSEEDIQKHLDRRKPGQSRYTTKRKESDKVQILSGVFDGRTTGTPISFIVFNEDQHSRDYGNLATTYRPGHADYTFDQKYGFRDYRGGGRSSGRETIGRVAAGAVALKILESLHVQLTTYSSSIGPIHIPEEDMDFSVISQNQLAMPNLDYAKKAADYLEQIMKEQDSCGGTIQCRINGLPAGIGEPVFGKLDATLAKAIMSIGSVKAVQIGDGIQVASSTGSQNNDAFYIEENQIAKKTNHAGGILGGISDGSEILLTASIKPTPSISQVQQTVTDQLEETDLVIKGRHDPIIVPRAVVVVESMAALSLVDLLFQNMTSRMDNFVDFYLRGEP